The DNA sequence GTCCAAAGACGTGAGCTACGAGGGAGGCTGTCCAGGCCCCGGTGGCCGGGAGTGGGATCGCGACGAAAACCGCGAGCCCCAGATATCCCCACCTCCTCAAGTACTTAGCACCCTGCATCCTAGCCCTGCTAACCAGCCGCATGTAGACCCGCGCCAGACCCTCGAGAAGGCCGTCACTCGACTTAAGGAGAATATCTTCAACAAACTGTAGGAGGTTAAGAAGCACGAATGGCAACAGAGCATTACACCCGACCGCCAGAGCGACCATCACCCACTTACTATGGTCATCGGGCGCGAGGATGTACGCTAGGGGTATAGCCCCTCTCACCTCAGATACTGGAGCGAGGGCTGTGAGGATAACTAGAAGCACCGTATTCAGCAACGCCAACACCCTGAACAGTCAATACATCAATTAACTTATAAGCGTGATGAATTCGTTTCAGGACGACTCCTCAGACCGGTCGTCCTGCATGATGGTAGTGTAGTCCTTAAGGGTCTTCATCAGTCCTAAGTCTGCGAGAACTCCGGCAATCCCTGGAGCGTTCTCCAGATCTTCCCTACCTACTTTGTAGGTGCTCCCGATATCCTCACTCCTAACGTCCACTCTGATGAACTTCCACTCCCTATGGGGAATCCTGACAGCTATGTAGGGAACTCCGCCGGCCCTCGCGGCGAAGTCCAGCAACTTCCTTACCTGCTCTCCGTCCACGTAGATGCCGGCGGGTTTGGCTCTGGACTTGACCTCAAACACGGCAACCTTGCCATTCATTATTGCGACGATGTCTGGGTATTCTGCCTTCCTTATCCTGGCGCCGCTTGCGGGGGCCCTCATGACGGCGAAGCCGAGCCTCCACAGCGTGTGCACCAACTCCCTCTCCGCCCTATACCCTCTTGACCTACCCCCGACTACCCCCATCACCCTGTGTTAATCACTTCAGAACCTGCTTAAATATCTCGTAGCGCTTAAGTAATTGAGGTGTTGGTGTAGTGATTGATGTAGGAACTATAATAGTTCTTCTAGTAGTGCTTGTGATAATAGTTGCCCTGCTAAATGCAAGCATAAAGATAATTCGGGAGTATGAGAGGGCAGTGGTCTTCAGACTCGGGAGGCTGGTCGGGGCTAAGGGTCCAGGACTCATAGTGATTATACCGTTTGTCGACAATCTGATGAAGGTAGACTTGAGGGTGGTTACGGTGGATGTGCCTAAGCAGGAGATCATAACGAGGGATAATGTTAGTGTGAAGGTCGATGCAGTCATTTATTACAGGGCGGTGGATCCCGTGGCTGCTATAACTAGGGTAAGCAACTACCACTACTCGATAATGATGCTTGGCCAGACAGTCTTGAGGGACGTGATAGGCCAGGTCGATCTCGACGACCTACTTCAGAAGAGGGATGAGCTAAACAAGAGGATCCAGGACATAATTGATGAGACCGCCATGTCCTGGGGAATTAAGGTCACCGCAGTGACCCTGAAGTCAGTTGAGTTGCCTGAGGAGTTGATGAGGGCGATGGCCAAGCAGGCCGAGGCTGAGAGGTGGAGGAGAGCCAGAGTCATCGAGGCTGAGGGGGAGAAGCAGGCGTCCGCAGTCCTGGCTGAGGCGGCGGCTATGTATGAAGGTCACCCGACAGCCCTCAGGCTCAGGGAGCTCCAGACTTTGATGGAGATAGCTAGGGAGAAGGCGTTGGTGGTCGTGACGGAGACGGGGGCAACGGACTTAGGCAGAACTGCCGCCATGTATAAAGCATTTAAGGAGCGAGAGACTCAGTAGGTAGGGGGTGTGTACGTACAGAAGCATTGTTTTTTACTTTAATGTGTGTTTGGCAATCCTGATTCTACTCATGACCATCGTCCCGACCGAGTTGAGGGGTCTCGAAGTCGAGAACCAACTCGCCTTTCAGGGTGTGGACGTTGTTAGGAGAGCTATTGCGGTCAGCATAGAGCCGCCGTGGGATGTCGTGGATGACGGTGTTAAGGAGTGTTTTGTCGGGGCGTTGAGCAGAGCTGAGAGCGAGGGGAAGGCCTTCATATACTTAGTCAACAGTTACGGCGGCTACCTGGACGCCGCCTACACCATAGGAGACGCTGTAAGTAATTCCAAGACCCTGACCATAGCCTACGTGAGCGGGGGCAAGGCGTTGAGCGCCGGAACCCTGATAATCATCCCTGCTAACGTGGTTGCTCTTCATCCATCATCGATCATAGGCGCTATGCAGCCGGTCATGATCAACCCAGTTACGGGGGAAATTCAATTCATCAACGAGTCAAAGGTCATCAACCCGGTCGTTGAGAAGGCGCTTGCCTACGCTAGGCTGAGAGGGAGGAACGAGTCCCTCATCAGAGACTTCGTAGTGAAGGCCAGCACGGTGAGTGCTGAGAAGGCATTAGCCTACAGAGTGGCCGACTTGATTGGAGCTGACCTCGCCTCAGTACTTAACTCCCTACGTGGAGTGGAACTCAACGTCTCCGGGAGGGTTATGAGGGTTGAGATCGAGGACTCCGGCGTCGAGTTCTACGCATGTAGTGTGAGGTCAAGGCTCATCTCACTGCTCGAGAACTCGTCAGTTCTTAACGTCCTGCTCACCATAGGTCTTCTAGGCACTATATTTGCGTTGCTCAGCGGCAAGCTAACAGTGCTTCCGCTGACGCTTCTCTTCCTCTTCTTAGGGCTGGTTGGGAGCGGCTTGAGCCCCAATCTAGTGTCCCTCTTCTTCGTGGTGTTAGGAGCTACCTTGTTGGCTATAGAGCTCTTCGTGCTTCCCGGCTTCGGGATAGTCGGCGTGAGCGGGATAATCCTTCTCGCCTTCGGGTTCGCACTACTGCCCACATACCTCCCAAGCGGCTTCATGCCCTCGGAGGAGTATATCAACGCGTTAAGGCTCTTCATAGTCAGCACATCACTCGTTCTCGGCAGTTTCTTTGGCATAGTCTTGTTTAAGGTGATCAGAGTGAGGAGGAAAAGGCCTTACGAGTTCCTCCCAGTCGGTAAGGTAGGGAGGGCTCTCGACGACCTCAGGCCAGGGGGGACAGGCTTCGTGGTGGTGGAGGGGGAGTACTGGAGGGCGACCTCAGACGATGAGATTCCTAAGGGCAGTGAGGTCATAGTAGTAGGCCTCGAGGGCTCGACGCTCAAGGTCAAGAAGAGGCAGTGAGCTCCCATATTTAAGCCTTCAAACTCCATATCTAGTGAGGGTTATGCCCAGGATCTCAGGCGTCGCCGACCTACCTTTACATGAGGGGCACGTACCTCACTGGCTAGCCAAGCTCATGCTCAAGCTCTCCAAAAACATCCTGGAGGTAATGCTGCTCGAACTCAGTGACGAGGAGATACTTAAGAGATTCTCGAACCCGCTCTGGTTCCAGGCATTCAACAACGTGATAGGGATGGACTGGGACAGTAGCGGATCCACCACAGTCACGACTGCCATGATTAAGAATGCATTGGAGGAGTTAAGGGGTGACGTAAGGGTCGCTGGAGGGAAGGGCCTGACCTCAAGAAAGACCCCGAAGGAGATAGTGGATTACGGCGATGAAATGGGGTTAAGTAGCACTACGGTCGACCAGCTTATTAGGGTTTCCAGGCTGGAGGCTAAGGTGGATTCAGTCCTCCTGCAGGACGGCTTCACCCTCTATCATCATGTCCTAGCCTTCGATAGAAGTGGTAATTGGGTGGTGATTCAGCAGGGGATGAACACCGAACTGAGGCTTGCGAGGAGGTACCACCTAGCCTGGTTCGTGTCGGGCGACCCTACCCTAGAGCCTCATGCTGGGGTAGCGTCCGACAACGTGGGTCAGCCCCTCAATCTAACAACTAGGGAGTCGGTAGGAGTTAGAAGAGTTCTATTGGATCTAGCCGGCGACCAACCGGAATCAACCCTGAGGGAGTTGAGGATGGTCAACGCATACCTCAAAGGGGTTAGAACCCTGACAGGCTTGGAGCCTCCGAGACCCCTGATAAGAGGGTTGCCGTACTACAGACCTGTGGAGCTCAGCGGCAGGATGCTTAAGGAGTTGCGTGAGGCCTATGAGCTAAGACCCAGAAATATTGAGGAGCTACTGCTTATCAGGGGCTTAGGGGCTGAGGTAGTCAGGGCGTTGGCCCTCATCTCTGAGTTGATATACAGAGAGCCGCCACCCCTGAAGGATGTTGTAACTCACAGCTTCTCTCCGTTTAAGTATGCCTACGCCGTGGGAGGTAAGGATGGAGTGCCTTATCCCGTAAAGAAGGAGTTGGTGATGACGGTCGTCAAGGAGTTAAGCAGGCTGGTGGAAGAGGCTAAGCTCGAAGGTAAGGAGAGATTGGCGGCGCTCAGAGCTCTCAGGAAACTTGCTCCAGAGGATGTCAGCGGGGTCTAGTCGCCGTTCTCTGTTCTGGGTTGTTTTTGTCGTGGCTTCCTAAGCCAACCCCCGCGGGTCGCCGCAACCTCGGGGGGCTGGGGCTGCCGACAAACATCTAAAATACTGAGATGACACAGAAACAAAGAACAACCTTATTAAGGTTTCTCGGCCTTTCACTTATGGTCGAGGTCATCATGAATGAGTTTAACACTAAACACCGGAAACACCGGGTCACCAGCCATGCTGAGTCTGAAAAGCTCTTGGGGGATCCTCAGTAAGATGTTTCCACAACAATTAGTCTCAGGATCGATGAAGTGATGACCTAGAGGCGGGGTCGGTGACTGGGCGGTGGAGGAGGTCAGAGATTTGGAAGATTCGTGACGTATTTTTAATGATTATAGCGTGGGTTAGTACTTCGTCGGCGTCTGTTCTAGTGCTTCTCTCAGAGAGTAACGCACTTACATGTGCCTTCTGGAGGGTTTTCATAACTACATTACTTATATACTCGTACACTGTACTTGAGCGGGCCGTTGGTAAGGAAGGTCTTAAGAGTGTCAGCCGCTCAAGCTTCCTTAAAGCATTCGCAGCCGGTGTTCTGCTGGGGATGCATTTCCTCTCATGGATGGAGTCCTTATTCCTAGTGCCCGTAGCGCTCTCAACTACTGTTGTCGTCACTTACCCACTTATAAACGCGTTGGCTGAGGGGTTGATGCGCAGGAGGTTGCATGTTGGTGAGGCGTTCGGGTTAATCCTAGCGTTTCTAGGGGTTTTCACGGCTATGAAGCCGCAGATAACTACGAACTCCTCAACCGCTGGACTGGTTCTAGCGTTTATCGGTGCCTTAAGCGCTGCTGGCTACTTCCACTTGGGAAGGCTCTCCAGGATGTCCGGCGTATCCCTCACCTCCTACACAGTCATAGTCTACGCGTCATCCTCCCTCACCCTAGGGCTCTACGCAATGATCACAGGGTCTTCCGTCTCCCCGTCTTCGGCCACCTCCTGGACGTACGTGATCTTGTTGGCTCTAATTCCTATGCTAGGGGGTCACACTGTAATGAATTACCTATTGAAGAAGATGAAATCGTATGTGGTGACTTCGATATCTTTGGGTGAGCCTCCTGGGGCGACATTGCTGGCGGCAATCCTGCTTGGACAGTCAGTTACGATGGAAACGATTGTCGGGATGGTTTTGGTTCTGACGGGGATCACGGTAGTGCTACATACCTCGATTAGAGAGACCCGAGCCTTAGAATCCTAACCAACCTATCATAGTGTTCTTCCGTTAGTTGTAAGGCTGTGTAGCTTATTGATTAATGAAGTCTATTCACCCACCAGAGCCAACTCTTTGTCCCTGCTGACAACAACCATTAGAGCCCCTACTGCGAACGCTAGGGATGCCATGCCGGCGTATTGCGACACATCGTTGGGACTGACGGTCTGTGTGTCTATGGTGAACGTGTACTTGACCCCGTCGATTACAGAGACTAGGTTACCCTGAATAACTACGACCTGTGTCACCATACTACCCTCACCGTGCTTCAGGAAGCCCTCCTCATCGTAGGAACCTCCGAAATACTCAACCGTCATGCTCAGATCACGCCATCTATTACCGGCCAACACGCGTATCGGGAAACTTCTGTCACTCAGGCTGAGGCTAGTGCCTGCCTTGCCTGGGTCGTAGAGCAGGCCAGCGGCATTGAGCCTACTTAAGAGTATCCTTGTAGAGCTCAACGGTATGTCGGCGATGAAGCTCTGAACGTCAGGTAATTGGATTGCCGCGTAGTCACGGTAGGGTGTCTCCATGTACGTGTACTGAACGTTCATCACCTTCACGACGCCCATACGTGGTAGCGCGGTCAGCACGTATGCCCCTCCAACGATTACGGAGATGATGACTATGGAGAGGAAGGTTTTGGAAAGTCTGCTCAAGCCCCTAACCTTAGGGTAAGTCAAGATAAGGTAGGGTAGAGACCTTACGTACTCCACAAACTTCAGCTCTCTAAGCCTCTCCCGGTCCACAAGCAGTGGAAGCAGAGCCATCCCGGCCAGGAAACCCCCAGCGTGAGCAAATACGGCGACACCTCCTGATATCCTGGCGAAGCCGTAAAGGACCTGCGTCACGAACCAGAATATTAGGTAAAGTGACGCCCTCAGGGAAAAGCAGGCAGGGAATATGAAGAATATCCAGCAGGCTGTGAGAGACGTGCCTGGGTAAAAGATTAAGTAAGCACCTAAAACGCCACTGATAGCTCCTGAAGCCCCTATAGCAGGGATGACGTAGGACGTCAGACCGCCTAGGAAACTGAATGCTACGTGGAACAGTGATGCAGCCACCCCTGAGGTCAGGTAGAGTGTCAAATATCTAGGGCCGCCTAACACATCTTCAGCAGCCCTCCCGAATATGTAAAGAAAATACATGTTGAAGAATATATGAAATATGTCACCGTGCATGAACATCGAAGTAAATATCCTATACCACTGCGTCGGATCCTCGAGAAGTGCTGGAACGAATGCTCCCGCGTTAACCCAATAGTCGTCAATCTCTATGAAGAAATTACTATATGAAGTGATTAAATAGATGATAACGTTAGCTATGATCAATCCTAAGGTGACCTTAGGCCTCCTCCTGTAGTACGTGTCGCCTAATGGAAACCCGATGCTGTATCTCATTCACACACCACGCCATACTGCTCATGTTCTATTACCGAGGCACTCAAATATAAATTGTTGGGCTGGTTATAGATTAGGTGGTGTTTCATGAACAACCTTGTTGAGGGACTTAAGGTCCTAGTAACGGCCTCAACTAAGGGTATTGGACGCGGCATTGCGGAGGTTCTCCTGGAGCAGGGGGCTCACGTAGTCATCAACGGAAGGGAAGAGTCCGCAGTTAATGAGGTCCTCAGCAAGTTGAGGGGCAGGTTCGATGGGAGAATTCACGGGGTCGTTGCCGACCTAACTGTTAAGGCTGATGTGGAGAGGCTGGTCGACGAAGCGGTTGCTCTGATGGGCGGGCTTGATTCACTAGTTTATGTAACTGGACCTCCCAGGCCAGGAATGTTTAAGGATCTTACTGACGATGATTGGGAGAACGGAGTTAAGCTTCTAATACTGAACGCCGTTTGGCTAGTCAATAAGGCTCTGACACACCTCAGAAGGTCTACTAATCCATCCATCCTTTTCCTAACTAGTACGACGGTGAGGGAACCAGAACCTGATTTAGTACTCTCAAACGTCCTGAGGATAAGCGTCCACGGATTGATGAAGACCCTAGTCAGGGAGCTGGGCCCGGAGAGCATCAGGGTCAATGCAATAATACCAGGCTTCATTGAGACCGACCGGCTTAGGAGCGTGTTCAAGAATAGGGCCCTAAGGGAGGGCAAGACCTATGAGGAAGTGTATAGGGAGTACGCACAGAACATTCCTCTCAGGAGGGTAGGGAGGCCTGAGGAGGTAGGGTGGCTCGCTGCATTCTTGCTGAGCAGATACGCCTCATACATTCATGGCGCTTCAATACCTGTAGATGGGGGACGTCTGCGCTCTCACTTCTGACCGTAGCAGATTAAAAGGTCCAAAGTCCTATCTCCCTGTAAAGCCTAAGGGTTTCCTCAAGCTCGTCTTCATTTATCTTTGAGATGACTATGCCAGCATGGACTATGACGTAGTCACCCTCCTTGACATCTTCGTCTATCGCTACTATCACTTCCTGCACAACCCCTCCTAAGTCGACATCGGCATACGTTAGACCGCCTGTAAACCGTTTGCTTAAGACCTTCGCGGGAACCCCTAGACACAAACTTACCACCCTAGCATATCCTTGGTAAGTTGAGGGATTTAGGCTCTATTAAGACTTTGCCACCGACTTCAGTCACTCCAATCACCCTGCCGGTCAAGAACTTGGTTGGTGGTTCAATCACTTCACCCACCACCTCCGCTCTACGCTCGCCCACATCCCTGAGCATGGCCAGTACCTCCTCGACGACGCTACCTTCTACAGCCAGGACTGCAATTCCCTCGGAGGCCATGGAGAGGTGATCAACCCCCATCGCCTCAAGAAACGCTCTGACCTCCTCCCTGATGGGGACTTTGCCCCTGTGCAACATTATTGCAAGGTTATTAGCTGATGCCCATTCACTGAGGACTGCTGCAAGCCCTCCCCTGGTGGGGTCCCTCGCGGCGTGTATGTGATTCCTGAACTCCCTCACCACCTTAAGGAGTGTTCTACTCAACGGTCTCGTATCGCTTCTGAGACCTGACGCTTTGCTCAGGAGCCCCAGCTGAGCAGCAAGTATGGTCGCTCCATGTTCTGCGACGTCACCGGTGACTATTATCTTATCGCCTACTCTCAACTCGTTGTCGGGAATAGGCCTCTCAGTAAGTCCTAAACCAACCCCTGTTATCAGGACCTTGTCGAGAGATCCCTTAGGCATCACCTTGAAGTCGCCGCCTATCAGGGCAACGCCCTCACTCATCAGCGATCCTATCAGAGAGTCTATAATGCCCCTCAACTCGCTTTCGGGGAATCCTTCCTCAACGACCACAGTGTCCATGAATGCGAGGGGTTTAGCACCTGATACCACTAAATCGTTAATCACCCCATTGGCTGTCAAGGAGCCTATATCACCGCCGGGGAATCTGTAAGGGCTGACGGTATACGTATCGACTGTGACAACTAAGTATAGGTTCTCACCAATCTTCAGTGCTGCAGCATCGTCGAGAACGTCCAATCCGTAACCGTCCATAGCCCTGCGTAGCCTGTCTGGGATCTTATTCACTATTAATTCCCTCACCAACCTCCAAGTCTCTAGAGCACCGGCTCCGTGGGCCAGTGTAATCGTTCCTGAAGTCACCCTCAACACCAACATAAGAACACTAACAATGCTTATTACTGTTACAGGAGGAAGTCAACAACTCTTGAAGAGCCTTTACTGACTGTTCATGGGATGATTTTCCCGTCAACCCTTAGTTCATTGATTCCGTGTTTCTTTAGCGTTGTACTGACCTCCTTGAGTAGCGCGTCAACCCTGTCTTTAAGAGCCCTGTACTCCAGCGACTCGCCGTAAATCCTTACCTTAGGCTCGGTGCCGGACTTCCTTACTAAGATCCAGGATTTGTCCTCGTAATTAACTCTGACCCCGTCAAGGGTAAACACCTCGGCCTCCGGGGTTCTCCACTCCATGAGCTTAGCGGACAACCTCTCGTAAACTTCGTCTCTAAGTCCCTTTGGAACCTCGATGGATACCCTGGCTTGTGGATAATCCGGTACCTCACTCAGGAGCTCATCTATGTTCTTACCCTCATCTATCATGAGCTTAACTAGGAGGGCTGCCTGATATATACCGTCAACCCAGGGACCCCATTCAGGATCTATGAACTTCCAAGGCTCGGCAGTCATCACAACATCTGAGTGTCTGAGCAGTCCTGTGTGTGTTGCCCCCAACTTAGTAATATCAAGTTTGCCGCCGGCGGACTCCACAACATCTCTTACCGAGTTACCAACATCTATAGAGACGACTACGGTCCCCTTCTTCATGCTGAGGATGTGCTTAGCGAGGAGGGCGATGATCCTGTCCTGCTTCACAAAACCTGATCTAGGGCTCAATACCGCCAGTCTATCGCCGTCCCCATCGTGAGCCAGAAAGATGTCGACGTTGAGCGATCTGGCCACAGGCATCAGAGGCTCTAGAACATCCGGCCTGGGCTCTGGATGCCTGCCGGGGAATCTCCCGTCTATGTTCGAGTTTAGGGTGAATACACGGGCACCCATGCTCACTAGAATCCTCGGAGTCGCTAGGGAGGCACCGCCGTTCGCAGTATCGACGAGCACCTTAGGTCTGCTCCCTTCACGGAGGGGCTCCATCCTACCTAGCAACTCAGCTATGTAATCATCTATCACACGACCAGTCGATGTAAGCGTACCCACGTCACACCAATCGGCATGCCTCCATCCTCTATTAAGGAATAGCTCCTCAACTCTTATCTCGTCTTCCTCCAGCAACTCCATTCCATTGCCGTAAAACGCCTTAAGCCCATTATCGTGCGGTGGGTTGTGCGAGGCCGTCACGTAGACTCCTAGATCGCTTGCGAGATGTCTAGCACTCCATGCGAGAACGGGCAGTGGGACCAGACCGACGTCTACCACGTCACAGCCGGCCGCTAGAAGACCCACAACCACTGAGCCCTTCAGAACAGGGGTTGTCAACCTCCCGTCGCCGCCGACGACGCTCCTGCGTGCTTTGAGGTACGTCGCTAGGGATGCCCCCAGACCGAGAAACATCTCCGGATTTACGTCGGCTAAGTACCTACCTCTAACGCCGGCGGTTCCGAAGATCTTCCTACATCTGCTCACCCAACTCCTCACCCACCGACCCCGCTTGAGGATAGTCCCTCAGATTAACCAATTCAGCGGGCTTTAATAGAGCGACTGCCGCCGCCCTCCTCCCTCTTGAGACTTTAACAACCTTGATGAGGATAACCCAATCAGGGTTCTCGAGGTTTACAGGTCTTTCGACGTACTTAGCTATCTCTCTAATCGAGTCTATGGAGTGCATGAACCTCCTCCTGCCGTCAGGACAGACGCTAATTAGATGTCCTTGAAGCGTTATCCTGAAACTGCTTCCTTCAGGTATTTGGGTCGCTATTTCCTTAACTACGTCAGCTACTTCGTCGACGTAGGGCTCCACCACATGATCTACTGGAATGATTCTTATGATTGGTGTGCCGCTACCCTTAAGGGCTGCCCTCAAGCCCTCGGCAACTTGATGCGGGTCGCCCTCCACATGATACAGCATAACCGATTGGTAGGAAGTGATGATCCTCCCTGACGTGCCTAACACTTCCCTCAGTTGATTCCTGGCCCACCTCCAGTTGTCAGTGCCTGGCTCATGAATGACTATCAGGTTAAACACTTATACCACCCCTAACGACCCGCGATCGGTCGAAAGCCTCCTG is a window from the Zestosphaera sp. genome containing:
- a CDS encoding slipin family protein, whose product is MDVGTIIVLLVVLVIIVALLNASIKIIREYERAVVFRLGRLVGAKGPGLIVIIPFVDNLMKVDLRVVTVDVPKQEIITRDNVSVKVDAVIYYRAVDPVAAITRVSNYHYSIMMLGQTVLRDVIGQVDLDDLLQKRDELNKRIQDIIDETAMSWGIKVTAVTLKSVELPEELMRAMAKQAEAERWRRARVIEAEGEKQASAVLAEAAAMYEGHPTALRLRELQTLMEIAREKALVVVTETGATDLGRTAAMYKAFKERETQ
- the hypE gene encoding hydrogenase expression/formation protein HypE, whose amino-acid sequence is MLVLRVTSGTITLAHGAGALETWRLVRELIVNKIPDRLRRAMDGYGLDVLDDAAALKIGENLYLVVTVDTYTVSPYRFPGGDIGSLTANGVINDLVVSGAKPLAFMDTVVVEEGFPESELRGIIDSLIGSLMSEGVALIGGDFKVMPKGSLDKVLITGVGLGLTERPIPDNELRVGDKIIVTGDVAEHGATILAAQLGLLSKASGLRSDTRPLSRTLLKVVREFRNHIHAARDPTRGGLAAVLSEWASANNLAIMLHRGKVPIREEVRAFLEAMGVDHLSMASEGIAVLAVEGSVVEEVLAMLRDVGERRAEVVGEVIEPPTKFLTGRVIGVTEVGGKVLIEPKSLNLPRIC
- a CDS encoding DMT family transporter gives rise to the protein MTGRWRRSEIWKIRDVFLMIIAWVSTSSASVLVLLSESNALTCAFWRVFITTLLIYSYTVLERAVGKEGLKSVSRSSFLKAFAAGVLLGMHFLSWMESLFLVPVALSTTVVVTYPLINALAEGLMRRRLHVGEAFGLILAFLGVFTAMKPQITTNSSTAGLVLAFIGALSAAGYFHLGRLSRMSGVSLTSYTVIVYASSSLTLGLYAMITGSSVSPSSATSWTYVILLALIPMLGGHTVMNYLLKKMKSYVVTSISLGEPPGATLLAAILLGQSVTMETIVGMVLVLTGITVVLHTSIRETRALES
- a CDS encoding DUF763 domain-containing protein translates to MPRISGVADLPLHEGHVPHWLAKLMLKLSKNILEVMLLELSDEEILKRFSNPLWFQAFNNVIGMDWDSSGSTTVTTAMIKNALEELRGDVRVAGGKGLTSRKTPKEIVDYGDEMGLSSTTVDQLIRVSRLEAKVDSVLLQDGFTLYHHVLAFDRSGNWVVIQQGMNTELRLARRYHLAWFVSGDPTLEPHAGVASDNVGQPLNLTTRESVGVRRVLLDLAGDQPESTLRELRMVNAYLKGVRTLTGLEPPRPLIRGLPYYRPVELSGRMLKELREAYELRPRNIEELLLIRGLGAEVVRALALISELIYREPPPLKDVVTHSFSPFKYAYAVGGKDGVPYPVKKELVMTVVKELSRLVEEAKLEGKERLAALRALRKLAPEDVSGV
- a CDS encoding small multi-drug export protein; translated protein: MLALLNTVLLVILTALAPVSEVRGAIPLAYILAPDDHSKWVMVALAVGCNALLPFVLLNLLQFVEDILLKSSDGLLEGLARVYMRLVSRARMQGAKYLRRWGYLGLAVFVAIPLPATGAWTASLVAHVFGLNKLKSSLAIVVGVLVASAIVILALEGIITAVNTF
- a CDS encoding THUMP domain-containing protein, with translation MFNLIVIHEPGTDNWRWARNQLREVLGTSGRIITSYQSVMLYHVEGDPHQVAEGLRAALKGSGTPIIRIIPVDHVVEPYVDEVADVVKEIATQIPEGSSFRITLQGHLISVCPDGRRRFMHSIDSIREIAKYVERPVNLENPDWVILIKVVKVSRGRRAAAVALLKPAELVNLRDYPQAGSVGEELGEQM
- a CDS encoding SDR family oxidoreductase, translating into MNNLVEGLKVLVTASTKGIGRGIAEVLLEQGAHVVINGREESAVNEVLSKLRGRFDGRIHGVVADLTVKADVERLVDEAVALMGGLDSLVYVTGPPRPGMFKDLTDDDWENGVKLLILNAVWLVNKALTHLRRSTNPSILFLTSTTVREPEPDLVLSNVLRISVHGLMKTLVRELGPESIRVNAIIPGFIETDRLRSVFKNRALREGKTYEEVYREYAQNIPLRRVGRPEEVGWLAAFLLSRYASYIHGASIPVDGGRLRSHF
- a CDS encoding NfeD family protein, with the protein product MCTYRSIVFYFNVCLAILILLMTIVPTELRGLEVENQLAFQGVDVVRRAIAVSIEPPWDVVDDGVKECFVGALSRAESEGKAFIYLVNSYGGYLDAAYTIGDAVSNSKTLTIAYVSGGKALSAGTLIIIPANVVALHPSSIIGAMQPVMINPVTGEIQFINESKVINPVVEKALAYARLRGRNESLIRDFVVKASTVSAEKALAYRVADLIGADLASVLNSLRGVELNVSGRVMRVEIEDSGVEFYACSVRSRLISLLENSSVLNVLLTIGLLGTIFALLSGKLTVLPLTLLFLFLGLVGSGLSPNLVSLFFVVLGATLLAIELFVLPGFGIVGVSGIILLAFGFALLPTYLPSGFMPSEEYINALRLFIVSTSLVLGSFFGIVLFKVIRVRRKRPYEFLPVGKVGRALDDLRPGGTGFVVVEGEYWRATSDDEIPKGSEVIVVGLEGSTLKVKKRQ
- a CDS encoding phosphopentomutase/phosphoglucosamine mutase, with the translated sequence MRSWVSRCRKIFGTAGVRGRYLADVNPEMFLGLGASLATYLKARRSVVGGDGRLTTPVLKGSVVVGLLAAGCDVVDVGLVPLPVLAWSARHLASDLGVYVTASHNPPHDNGLKAFYGNGMELLEEDEIRVEELFLNRGWRHADWCDVGTLTSTGRVIDDYIAELLGRMEPLREGSRPKVLVDTANGGASLATPRILVSMGARVFTLNSNIDGRFPGRHPEPRPDVLEPLMPVARSLNVDIFLAHDGDGDRLAVLSPRSGFVKQDRIIALLAKHILSMKKGTVVVSIDVGNSVRDVVESAGGKLDITKLGATHTGLLRHSDVVMTAEPWKFIDPEWGPWVDGIYQAALLVKLMIDEGKNIDELLSEVPDYPQARVSIEVPKGLRDEVYERLSAKLMEWRTPEAEVFTLDGVRVNYEDKSWILVRKSGTEPKVRIYGESLEYRALKDRVDALLKEVSTTLKKHGINELRVDGKIIP
- a CDS encoding rhomboid family intramembrane serine protease, whose protein sequence is MRYSIGFPLGDTYYRRRPKVTLGLIIANVIIYLITSYSNFFIEIDDYWVNAGAFVPALLEDPTQWYRIFTSMFMHGDIFHIFFNMYFLYIFGRAAEDVLGGPRYLTLYLTSGVAASLFHVAFSFLGGLTSYVIPAIGASGAISGVLGAYLIFYPGTSLTACWIFFIFPACFSLRASLYLIFWFVTQVLYGFARISGGVAVFAHAGGFLAGMALLPLLVDRERLRELKFVEYVRSLPYLILTYPKVRGLSRLSKTFLSIVIISVIVGGAYVLTALPRMGVVKVMNVQYTYMETPYRDYAAIQLPDVQSFIADIPLSSTRILLSRLNAAGLLYDPGKAGTSLSLSDRSFPIRVLAGNRWRDLSMTVEYFGGSYDEEGFLKHGEGSMVTQVVVIQGNLVSVIDGVKYTFTIDTQTVSPNDVSQYAGMASLAFAVGALMVVVSRDKELALVGE
- a CDS encoding HypC/HybG/HupF family hydrogenase formation chaperone, with the protein product MCLGVPAKVLSKRFTGGLTYADVDLGGVVQEVIVAIDEDVKEGDYVIVHAGIVISKINEDELEETLRLYREIGLWTF
- the hjc gene encoding Holliday junction resolvase Hjc, coding for MGVVGGRSRGYRAERELVHTLWRLGFAVMRAPASGARIRKAEYPDIVAIMNGKVAVFEVKSRAKPAGIYVDGEQVRKLLDFAARAGGVPYIAVRIPHREWKFIRVDVRSEDIGSTYKVGREDLENAPGIAGVLADLGLMKTLKDYTTIMQDDRSEESS